The nucleotide window TGCGGATACGACATCGAATACGTACTACGACTGGCTGCTCCACAACGGCTACATCATGCTCGGGGCCCAGACGATCGTGGCCAAGTTCATGGAGACGTTCAAGGAATTCCCGCCTGCGCAGAAGCCCGGCTCGTTCACGATCGACGATGCGAAGGACAAGATGACGGAGAGCGCAGGAAGCAGCGGCCATTGATAATGGCGCGAATCTGACGGAGGGATTTCTTTAGTGGACGCACTCGATATCGATACCCCGGCGCGAACGACACCGTTCGGCGTGCCACCTGCCGAGGACATGATCTGGATTTCCGGCGGCACATTTCGCATGGGGTCCGACGATCACTATCCGGAGGAGGCGCCGGCGCACAACGTCACGGTCGGCGGCTTCTGGATGGATCGCTGTGCAGTAACGAATGCGCAGTTCAAGCGGTTCGTCGAGGCCACCGGCTATGTGACGCTCGCCGAACGTCCGGCCAATCCGGCCGACTATCCGGACGCCAAACCGGAGATGCTCGTCCCGTCTTCGGTGCTGTTCAAGAAGGCATCGGGGCCGGTCGATCTTCGCAATCACTACAACTGGTGGGTCTACGTGCCGGGCGCCGACTGGCGCCACCCGCGCGGGCCGGCGAGCAGCATCCGGAAGCTGATGGATCACCCGGTCGTGCACGTGGCGTTCGAGGACGCGGAGGCCTATACAAAGTGGGCACGACGGGAATTGCCGACCGAGGCGGAATGGGAGTTCGCGGCGCGGGGCGGTCTCGAATACGCCGAGTTCGCCTGGGGCGACGAATACATGCCCGGCGGCAAGCCGATGGCCAATACCTGGCAGGGTGAGTTTCCATGGCAGAATCGTTGCGAGGA belongs to Candidatus Binatia bacterium and includes:
- a CDS encoding formylglycine-generating enzyme family protein translates to MIWISGGTFRMGSDDHYPEEAPAHNVTVGGFWMDRCAVTNAQFKRFVEATGYVTLAERPANPADYPDAKPEMLVPSSVLFKKASGPVDLRNHYNWWVYVPGADWRHPRGPASSIRKLMDHPVVHVAFEDAEAYTKWARRELPTEAEWEFAARGGLEYAEFAWGDEYMPGGKPMANTWQGEFPWQNRCEDGYEWTAPVGAFPPNGYGLYEMAGNVWEWTTDWYQDHGKIKHACCTIDNPRGGAPEESLDPRTPDIQIPRKVMKGGSYLCAPNYCRRYRPAARMAQAVDT